One Onychostoma macrolepis isolate SWU-2019 chromosome 10, ASM1243209v1, whole genome shotgun sequence genomic region harbors:
- the LOC131548753 gene encoding CD209 antigen-like protein D codes for MDREDKEMMDIYANVDPQDRTETENSYTRRHQTPQHTESDCVRTRSSRAFTVCLAMLCVLLLTAVIVLGVKFNKNYTEETHQQLNKEERACLPNNCDLIKQRENMDGWVCYQSSLYFISFEMKNWDESRTYCKNKGADLIIINNSEEQDFIKRVPGDTGVWIGLSDRDVEDTWKWVDGSKMTPMLWRSREPNGNTNENCVLAFASGWIDHGCHKTFKWICEKNI; via the exons ATGGATAGAGAAGATAAAGAAATGATGGATATCTATGCTAATGTAGATCCTCAAGACAGGACAGAAACAGAAAACTCATACACCAGAAGACACCAAACACCTCAACACACAG AAAGTGACTGTGTGAGGACGAGAAGCTCCAGAGCATTTACAGTGTGTTTGGCGATGCTGTGTGTTCTTCTGCTGACTGCAGTCATAGTGCTGGGAGTCAAATTCAATAAAAACTACACAGAAGAGACACACCAGCAACTAAACAAAGAAGAGAGAGCTTGCTTACCAAATAATTGTGACCTGATTAAACAAAGAGAGAACATGG ATGGATGGGTGTGCTATCAATCCAGTCTTTACTTCATCTCTTTTGAGATGAAGAACTGGGATGAGAGCAGAACATACTGTAAGAACAAAGGAGCAGATCTGATCATCATTAACAATAGTGAGGAACAA GACTTTATTAAAAGGGTTCCTGGTGATACAGGAGTCTGGATTGGTCTGAGTGACAGAGATGTAGAGGACACATGGAAATGGGTTGATGGCAGCAAAATGACTCCTAT GTTATGGAGGTCTCGAGAGCCCAATGGAAATACAAACGAGAACTGTGTTTTGGCTTTTGCATCAGGGTGGATTGATCATGGGtgtcataaaacatttaaatggatCTGTGAGAAGAATATTTAA